A window of the Trichoderma asperellum chromosome 4, complete sequence genome harbors these coding sequences:
- a CDS encoding uncharacterized protein (EggNog:ENOG41~MEROPS:MER0000263~CAZy:CE10), translating to MMTIQAAKFTPEVLLSAPRRSPGVPNATGELVLYTVSTYSFDTHSKTSQIRVLNIKEGTSHLVSEDSAASDPIWIGEKEIAYVKGLDNGASALVAQHVIDTNETNTIHRFVGSISSVKAKPLSADKVAFCCAALTTPDGQLYNPSAEPKSHTSAKIYKSLFVRHWDSWNTENKNSLWYGQLEKVDGKWTLGNSALTNLLAGTRLNSPVPPFGGTGDFDISSSGIVFVAKDPDLNHARYTKTDLYFVPLSSFLDKPTVPQIVKTGRLLGYSSSPIFSNDGKQVAFLRMKSQQYEADKTRLLLIPDVADLSNVQEFYETDDDKGGWDFKPDWIVWSHDNKELYVAAEKHARVVLWKLPSSPLEATSLPTPIHEDGSVAEAKVLGNSSSLLITTRSRVESSNYSILDPGTKSVTVVSSTSKQGRTFSLTRSQCQEIWYKGSKGYPVHALVTLPSTFDSSKKYPLAFLVHGGPQGAWGDDWSTRWNPAIFAEQGYVVVSPNPTGSTGYGQDHTDAIQNNWGGDPYIDLVKCFEYLEKEVSYIDTDRAVALGASYGGYMMNWIQGHDLGRKFKALVCHDGVFSTLSQWSTEELFFPEHDFGGTLWDNREGYEKWDPAKHVGNWATPQLVIHNELDYRLPISEGLAMFNVLQARGVPSKFVMFPDEHHWVLKPENSLVWHREVLDWINKYSGISEQK from the exons ATGATGACCATTCAGGCCGCAAAGTTTACTCCAGAGGTCCTCCTCTCGGCGCCGCGGCGCTCGCCCGGCGTGCCCAATGCGACGGGCGAGCTTGTCTTATACACG GTCTCGACGTACTCTTTCGATACCCACTCCAAAACTTCGCAGATCCGAGTGCTCAACATTAAAGAGGGGACATCACACCTAGTTTCCGAAGACTCCGCAGCCAGCGATCCTATCTGGATCGGCGAAAAGGAAATCGCCTATGTCAAGGGCCTCGATAATGGTGCTTCGGCACTGGTGGCGCAGCATGTCATCGACACAAATGA GACAAACACCATCCACCGCTTCGTTGGAAGTATTTCCAGCGTCAAGGCCAAGCCTCTATCAGCAGACAAAGTGGCTTTCTGCTGTGCAGCTCTGACGACTCCCGACGGGCAGCTTTACAATCCATCTGCGGAGCCAAAGTCTCATACCTCGGCCAAGATCTACAAATCCCTTTTTGTGCGACATTGGGATTCCTGGAACactgaaaataaaaactctCTTTGGTATGGTCAATTGGAGAAGGTAGACGGCAAATGGACGCTCGGAAACTCTGCTCTCACTAACCTGCTTGCGGGCACTCGATTGAACTCTCCCGTACCCCCATTTGGAGGTACAGGTGACTTTGATATCTCCTCGAGTGGCATTGTATTTGTTGCCAAGGATCCGGATCTGAACCACGCGAGATACACCAAGACTGACCTTTACTTTGTTCCTCTGAGTTCATTCTTGGATAAGCCAACTGTCCCCCAAATTGTCAAGACCGGAAGGCTGCTTGGATATTCCAGCTCGCCCATCTTTTCTAATGATGGCAAACAAGTGGCTTTCCTTCGCATGAAATCCCAGCAGTACGAGGCCGACAAGACGAGACTTCTGTTGATACCAGACGTGGCCGATCTGAGCAATGTCCAAGAGTTTTACGAGACGGACGACGACAAGGGTGGTTGGGATTTCAAGCCTGATTGGATCGTTTGGAGCCATGACAATAAGGAATTGTACGTTGCGGCCGAGAAGCACGCTCGTGTTGTCCTGTGGAAATTGCCATCCTCACCCTTGGAAGCCACGTCTCTTCCTACCCCTATTCACGAGGACGGATCAGTCGCCGAGGCAAAGGTTCTCGGAAATAGTTCATCGCTGCTAATAACGACAAGGTCACGAGTCGAAAGTTCCAACTATTCGATACTCGACCCTGGTACAAAATCGGTCACCGTTGTCTCCTCTACATCCAAACAGGGTCGGACTTTCTCTTTGACCAGATCACAATGTCAGGAGATTTGGTACAAGGGCTCCAAGGGTTATCCTGTCCATGCCTTAGTGACTCTCCCCTCGACTTTTGACTCGTCTAAAAAGTATCCCTTGGCTTTCTTGGTACATGGCGGGCCACAGGGGGCGTGGGGAGATGACTGGAGTACTCGGTGGAATCCTGCCATTTTTGCTGAGCAAGGTTACGTGGTTGTGAGCCCTAATCCGACTGGAAGCACAGGTTATGGCCAAGATCATACCGATGCCATCCAAAATAATTGGGGAGGAGATCCCTACATTGATCTGGTCAAATGTTTCGAGTACCTTGAGAAGGAAGTGAGCTACATTGATACGGATAGGGCAGTTGCTCTCGGCGCATCGTACGGAGGCTACATGATGA ACTGGATCCAGGGCCATGATCTGGGGCGAAAGTTCAAAGCTCTGGTATGCCATGACGGTGTCTTTTCGACCCTCAGTCAGTGGTCTACAGAAGAGCTGTTCTTCCCCGAGCATGACTTTGGCGGTACCCTCTGGGATAACCGAGAAGGCTATGAGAAGTGGGACCCGGCCAAGCATGTCGGCAACTGGGCCACACCACAACTG GTTATCCATAATGAGCTCGATTATCGTCTGCCAATCTCGGAGGGTTTGGCTATGTTCAACGTCCTTCAAGCTCGCGGCGTGCCTAGCAAGTTTGTTATGTTTCCTGATGAGCATCAT TGGGTACTCAAGCCAGAGAACTCCTTG